A DNA window from Choristoneura fumiferana chromosome 2, NRCan_CFum_1, whole genome shotgun sequence contains the following coding sequences:
- the LOC141445428 gene encoding insulin gene enhancer protein ISL-2-like — protein sequence MKEQLVEMTGLSPRVIRVWFQNKRCKDKKRTIQLKMQMQQEKVESRRMGYMSMGVPLVAGSPVRHEPAGSLALEVTAYQPPWKALSDFALHADLDRAPHHSAAFQQLVNQMHGYDMPSLPPPRPPNGEDNYVTYLESDDSLPPSP from the exons ATGAAGGAGCAACTGGTAGAGATGACGGGACTCAGCCCTCGGGTCATCAGGGTCTGGTTTCAAAACAAGCGTTGTAAGGATAAGAAACGAACTATACAATTGAAAATGCAGATGCAGCAGGAGAAGGTG GAAAGCCGTCGCATGGGCTATATGTCGATGGGCGTGCCTCTAGTGGCGGGGTCCCCGGTGCGGCACGAGCCAGCCGGCAGCTTGGCGCTCGAGGTCACCGCTTACCAGCCGCCGTGGAAGGCGCTCTCGGACTTCGCCCTCCACGCGGACTTAGACCGCGCGCCGCACCACAGTGCGGCATTCCAACAGCTTGTTAACCAG ATGCACGGCTACGACATGCCTTCACTGCCTCCGCCTCGTCCTCCAAACGGAGAAGACAATTACGTGACGTACCTTGAGAGTGATGACAGTCTCCCTCCCTCGCCCTAG